The segment TTGGCGCGCGACTTGAAGAGCTCGCCAGCGAGGTGCAGCGTGTTGCCGACGCCGGCCGAGCCGTAGTTGACCTTGCCCGGGTTCGCCTTCGCGTACGCGATCAGCTCCTGCACGTTCTTCGCCGGAACCTCCGGGTTCACGACCAGGACCAGCGGCGACACGATCGCCACCGAGACCGGGGCGAAATCCTTGATCGGGTCGTAGGGCAGCTTCTTGTACAGCCACGCGTTCGACGCGTGCGTCGTCATGCCGACCAGCGCCAGCGTGTAGCCGTCCGGCGCGCTGCGGGCGACGTACTCGGTGCCGGTGATGCCCGACACGCCGGGCTTGTTCTCGACCACCACCGATTGCCCGAGTCCTTCGCTCATCTTCTGCGCCATCTGCCGCGCGACGAAGTCAGACGACCCGCCCGCGGTGTAGGGCACGACCAGACGGATCGGCTTGGTGGGATAGGCCTGCGCGGCGGCCGGCGCCGACGGCAGCAACCCGGCACAGAACATCGCGGCCGCGCCCAGCGCGACGCAAGAACGAATCGGGGACATCGCACGCTCCTCGAAGGATGACTCGCCGAGTTTACTCTAGCACAGGCGAGCCGGTCGTCGCCCGTTCGCCGCGCCGAAACGCAGGTCACGCCGCCCGATGCGCGTTTCGCTTGATGCCCGTCAATCCTCGCTCAGCGCAGCGGCGTGTCGGCCGCGGTACGGCGCAGCGCGGCTTCGTAGATCAGGATGGCGCCGGCGAGGTCGGCGGCGCCGTGGCCGGAGAACGCGAACAGCGTGCGTCCGGCGGGATCGCGCGGACGCGGAATGCGCCCGGCCGCGATGTCGGCGAGATCCGCCTCGTACGGCCCACCGCTGACGAGCTGGCCCTCGCGCGCGAGTTCGACCGACTGCTCGCGTTCGTCGGTGATCACCCGCGCGAACGCGGCGAGCCCGTCGCGCCGCCAGCTGCGGCCGAGGTCCGCGGCCGCGACGAATGCGCCGTTCGCGAGCCAGTTCGCGTCGAGGAACGGACGCGCGAGGCCGTTGGGCACCGTGGTGACGACGAGGTCCTGGTCGGCGACCGCGTCGCGCGGTTCCTCGCTCGCCCGTGCCTCGATGCCCAGTGCGCGCAACCCGTCCGCGAAAGCGCGCGCCGCCTCGATCCGGCGGCCGACGACCGTCGCCAGGCGCAATCCCGGGAAGAGGTCGCGCAGCGCGTCGAAGTGGCTCGCCGCCTGCACGCCGCAGCCGACGAAACCGATGCGCTCGCTTTCGGGTCGCGCGTAGTGCCGCGCCGCCACCGCGCTCATCGCCGCGGTGCGTGCCGCGGTGAGCCGGTCGGCGGCGATGAGCGCCAGCGGACGGCCGCTGCGCCAGTCGTTCAGCACGATCACCGAGTTCACCGTGGGCCCGCCCCGCGAGCGCTCCGAAGGCACCACGTTCACCCACTTGCACGCGCTGTAGCGGCGCTCGAGATCGACCGCGGGCAACGAGAGCAGCAGTTCGCCCGGCGACGGCCGCAGGTGCGACTTCGGCGCCACCTGCACCCGGCCGTCCGCGAAACGCGCGAAGACGGCATGGATCGCTTCGCGCCAGTCGTGCGGTGTCAGGCCGAGTGCGTCGACATCGTGTTCGGAGAGCATCAGCACGGCGAATCCCCCGGTCCGCCACCCGGACCTCGGGCGCATTGTCGCGCACCGCGGACCCCGGCCGAGGGCCTCGCGCGGTTTTGCGGGCAAACACGAGGCGCGAAGGTCCGGTACCATGACGTTCGTGCGTGCGAACGCGCGCCCTCCTACGACCCGACGATGCCCCCCGCCGCCTCCACCCGCAGAACGAGCCCGCGTCCCGCGCGGAGCCCGCGCGCGCGGCGCGCGCCTGTCGCTGCCGCCGAGCACAAGAACCACGCGATCTACTTCGTCCCCGGATTGCGCCGCGGTCTCCTCGTGCTCGAGACGCTCGCGAACGAGGGCCGCCCGATGAGCGTCGCCGAGATCGGCCGGCGGATCGGGCTCACGCGCTCCTCGATGTTCCGCCTCGCCTACACGCTGCAGCACATGGGCTTCGTCGAGGAGATCGCGGAGACGAAGATGCTGAAGCTCGGCGCCCGCGTGCTCAACATCGGCTACGCCTACCTCGCGTCGCAGACGCTGATCGAGATCGCGCGTCCCGAACTGGAGGCACTGCGCGACCGCACCAACGTCTCGTCTCACCTCGCGATCCTCGACCGGCGCGAGATCCTCTACCTGTCGTGCATCCAGACGCGCTCCGGCTTCCTGTCGACGATGAACGTCGGCGCGCGGCTGCCGGCCTACGCAACGCCGCTGGGCTGGCTCCTGCTCGTCGACCGCACGCCCGCGGAGATCGCCGCGCTCTTTCCGGAGCGCAGTCTTCCCGCGCTGACCGAGCAGACGCCGAGGAACGCGAAGGAGCTGGCGCAGCGGATCGCGCGCGCGCGCGCCGACGGGTACGCGATCAGCCACGGTGTCGTCGAACCGGGCGGCAGTTCGATCACCGCTCCGGTCCGCGACCGCAGCGGCCGTGTCGTCGCCGCCATCGACCTGTCGGCGCCCGATTCCGCCTTCGACCTCGCGCTGTTCGACACGCGCGACGTGCGCGAGGTGGTCGAGACCGCCGGGCGGATCTCCGCGCGCCTGGGTTTCCCGGCCCCCGGTGCGCCGTCAGTCGCGTCCCCCCGGCGCAGCGGACGCTGACGGCGCGCCCATCACCCGCGCGGGGTCGAACAGCGGCAACGCCGGCTCGCGGCCGAGGATCGCATCCGCGACGAGCGGGCCGATGCACGGGCCGATCGTGTAGCCGCCGCGCACGCAGGCGAGCACCCACGCGCCCGGCACGC is part of the Burkholderiales bacterium genome and harbors:
- a CDS encoding tripartite tricarboxylate transporter substrate binding protein, with the protein product MSPIRSCVALGAAAMFCAGLLPSAPAAAQAYPTKPIRLVVPYTAGGSSDFVARQMAQKMSEGLGQSVVVENKPGVSGITGTEYVARSAPDGYTLALVGMTTHASNAWLYKKLPYDPIKDFAPVSVAIVSPLVLVVNPEVPAKNVQELIAYAKANPGKVNYGSAGVGNTLHLAGELFKSRANIDITHVPYKGASAAMSDLLGGRIQMMIDLVQTPLPNIQAGKLRALGTTGSQRVALLPDVPTIAEQGLPGFQFATWIGIAAPAGTPKPIVDRLYAEMVKALAMPDLQAAFAKQGMQVAPSASPEAFAQLMKSEHDRLGELIKRAGIQPE
- a CDS encoding ornithine cyclodeaminase family protein, producing MLMLSEHDVDALGLTPHDWREAIHAVFARFADGRVQVAPKSHLRPSPGELLLSLPAVDLERRYSACKWVNVVPSERSRGGPTVNSVIVLNDWRSGRPLALIAADRLTAARTAAMSAVAARHYARPESERIGFVGCGVQAASHFDALRDLFPGLRLATVVGRRIEAARAFADGLRALGIEARASEEPRDAVADQDLVVTTVPNGLARPFLDANWLANGAFVAAADLGRSWRRDGLAAFARVITDEREQSVELAREGQLVSGGPYEADLADIAAGRIPRPRDPAGRTLFAFSGHGAADLAGAILIYEAALRRTAADTPLR
- a CDS encoding IclR family transcriptional regulator, whose product is MPPAASTRRTSPRPARSPRARRAPVAAAEHKNHAIYFVPGLRRGLLVLETLANEGRPMSVAEIGRRIGLTRSSMFRLAYTLQHMGFVEEIAETKMLKLGARVLNIGYAYLASQTLIEIARPELEALRDRTNVSSHLAILDRREILYLSCIQTRSGFLSTMNVGARLPAYATPLGWLLLVDRTPAEIAALFPERSLPALTEQTPRNAKELAQRIARARADGYAISHGVVEPGGSSITAPVRDRSGRVVAAIDLSAPDSAFDLALFDTRDVREVVETAGRISARLGFPAPGAPSVASPRRSGR